A region from the Parasphingopyxis sp. CP4 genome encodes:
- the cpaB gene encoding Flp pilus assembly protein CpaB: MRRQSIIVIGVAALLGLLAVFLVNLYLTRADDTSSADAAPAGLTQVAVARVPLEFGAEINSQNIRFVDWPADSVPPGAFGSMDEFTTNGVAPVVIRPVEIGEPILRSRLAGEGGRATLSALLPADMRAISINITPVLGVSGFVLPGDRVDIFLTHAEGEEQVTDVLLQNVPVIAIDQMASENSDEPALGSTATLEVSREDAQKLALARQSGTLSLALRSVRAEEEFSYATALRASELTSGFRYSPASPAYTRPLRRAAASQARPNTSGVEVVRGTTGTEYQVRPYRGN, encoded by the coding sequence ATGCGCAGGCAATCCATTATTGTGATAGGCGTTGCCGCGTTGCTCGGCCTCTTGGCCGTCTTCCTCGTAAATCTATATCTCACCCGCGCGGATGATACATCCAGTGCCGACGCAGCCCCAGCCGGATTGACGCAAGTAGCCGTCGCTCGGGTACCGTTGGAATTCGGAGCTGAGATAAACTCCCAGAATATCCGGTTTGTCGATTGGCCCGCGGACAGCGTACCGCCCGGTGCCTTTGGATCGATGGATGAGTTCACGACGAATGGCGTGGCTCCCGTGGTTATCCGCCCGGTCGAGATTGGGGAGCCAATTTTGCGTTCACGGCTTGCAGGTGAAGGCGGGCGCGCCACGTTGTCCGCGCTCCTGCCAGCCGACATGCGCGCCATCTCAATCAACATCACGCCGGTACTTGGCGTCTCAGGTTTTGTCTTGCCGGGAGACCGCGTCGACATCTTCCTGACCCATGCCGAGGGTGAAGAGCAGGTGACAGATGTTCTGCTGCAAAATGTTCCGGTGATCGCCATCGACCAAATGGCCAGCGAGAATAGCGACGAACCGGCACTCGGTAGTACGGCGACATTGGAAGTGTCTCGTGAAGACGCACAGAAACTCGCGCTTGCACGGCAATCAGGCACTCTTAGCCTAGCGCTGCGTTCCGTCCGGGCAGAAGAAGAATTCAGTTATGCGACCGCCCTCAGGGCAAGTGAGCTCACCAGCGGCTTTAGATATTCGCCCGCAAGCCCGGCCTATACGCGGCCGTTGCGGAGGGCAGCAGCCAGTCAAGCCAGACCGAATACGTCGGGTGTAGAGGTCGTTCGAGGAACAACGGGAACCGAATATCAGGTACGCCCGTATCGGGGGAATTGA
- a CDS encoding WecB/TagA/CpsF family glycosyltransferase, whose translation MTTASRADLVDALSADCAEREQQSNGFRTRLVFDANGHGLSLAGRDKEFRNALGEADIVHADGGFLIPASRWFAGAPITERSATTDLFHDFARRAETEDLSFYLLGGTEEVNEQCAARMGELYPCLNIVGRRHGYFEPPEEADIVAAIADAAPDILWIGLGKPKEQFFAVRHRDALNATWAVTCGGCYNYVTGHYRRAPKWMQRMHLEWLHRALTNPSLIGRYLTSSPHALWLIVRRRDRGLATGRSDNR comes from the coding sequence ATGACAACTGCCTCGCGCGCAGACCTTGTCGATGCCTTATCAGCCGACTGTGCGGAGCGTGAACAGCAAAGCAATGGATTTCGCACCCGCCTGGTGTTCGACGCGAACGGACATGGCCTGTCACTGGCAGGCCGGGACAAGGAGTTCAGGAACGCACTCGGCGAGGCGGATATCGTCCATGCAGATGGCGGCTTCCTGATCCCCGCATCGCGCTGGTTCGCTGGCGCCCCGATCACCGAGCGATCAGCCACGACGGACCTGTTCCACGATTTCGCAAGGCGGGCGGAGACGGAAGATCTCTCATTCTATCTGCTGGGCGGCACGGAAGAGGTGAACGAACAATGCGCCGCGCGAATGGGCGAGCTCTATCCATGCCTCAATATCGTCGGACGCCGCCATGGCTATTTCGAGCCGCCCGAGGAAGCTGACATTGTTGCCGCAATCGCGGATGCCGCGCCGGACATTCTCTGGATTGGTCTTGGCAAACCCAAAGAGCAATTCTTCGCCGTTCGGCATCGTGATGCCTTAAATGCAACTTGGGCTGTGACCTGCGGAGGATGCTATAATTATGTCACCGGCCATTACCGGCGTGCGCCCAAATGGATGCAGCGAATGCATCTCGAATGGCTGCACAGAGCGCTCACCAATCCCTCACTCATCGGCCGCTACCTCACCAGCTCACCGCATGCGTTGTGGTTGATTGTGCGGAGACGGGATCGGGGGCTGGCCACGGGCCGGAGCGATAACAGGTGA
- a CDS encoding O-antigen ligase, translating into MIERYFVPVLIGFAPVLLALAGWTYASPGPILTQILSGYSVPIIGMEIVVIIIALREGLIRSARHWMARPIIWLPLAALVAIGFGTALFAAPNRMMALILTSYWMVHLCFAGSVALLCGREFEGRDLQSAYLWGFLALLGLITIFALGVPDPAEFNWTNGFPGFGHIRHMGYLAAAIGGLAIGRYTLASSSRQSWTNLVVLFLAILFVLWCGTRGAAAAMVGGLIVGLILLPAFRKWRTIGGFLLAAGLAVGVASTLPAPAPNMGLTRTVVATTGPASGDLTTGRVEIWRNVFAEVRKRPLFGYGAGQMSYVSPYGSIDQPHNALMQFLLAWGFVGTALIAALGLLYALPAWRTVLSAPNELTAPFLAMLNLAAYAAFDGTLFHPISLSILAGCAGMIASHWVRADNGSQTA; encoded by the coding sequence ATGATCGAGCGGTATTTTGTTCCAGTACTGATCGGCTTTGCACCCGTTCTTCTCGCCTTGGCTGGGTGGACCTACGCGTCTCCGGGACCGATACTGACGCAAATCCTGAGCGGCTATTCCGTTCCGATTATCGGGATGGAAATTGTCGTCATCATCATCGCACTGCGCGAAGGGTTGATCCGCTCAGCACGTCATTGGATGGCTCGCCCGATCATCTGGTTGCCGCTTGCCGCATTGGTGGCAATTGGGTTCGGTACCGCACTCTTCGCCGCTCCCAATCGCATGATGGCCCTCATCCTGACGAGCTATTGGATGGTGCATTTGTGCTTCGCTGGTTCGGTCGCGCTGCTATGCGGACGGGAATTTGAGGGGCGCGATCTCCAATCCGCCTATCTTTGGGGTTTTCTCGCCTTGCTGGGGCTTATCACCATATTCGCCTTGGGCGTGCCCGACCCAGCAGAATTCAACTGGACAAACGGCTTTCCCGGCTTCGGCCATATTCGGCACATGGGATATCTCGCGGCAGCGATCGGCGGGTTAGCGATTGGCAGATATACGCTGGCAAGCTCGTCGCGACAGTCATGGACAAATCTCGTTGTCCTCTTTCTCGCGATCCTGTTCGTGCTTTGGTGCGGAACACGCGGCGCGGCGGCGGCAATGGTTGGCGGATTGATTGTTGGATTGATCTTGCTTCCTGCGTTTCGGAAATGGCGAACAATCGGAGGTTTCCTTTTGGCGGCCGGACTGGCCGTTGGCGTTGCGTCAACTTTACCCGCTCCCGCCCCCAATATGGGACTGACCAGAACAGTGGTGGCGACCACGGGACCGGCCAGCGGAGATCTGACGACTGGGCGGGTTGAGATCTGGCGCAATGTGTTTGCCGAAGTGCGCAAGCGGCCATTGTTCGGTTATGGCGCGGGACAGATGTCTTATGTCTCCCCTTATGGATCGATCGATCAACCGCATAATGCCCTGATGCAGTTCCTTTTGGCTTGGGGATTTGTCGGCACAGCGCTGATTGCCGCGCTAGGCCTGCTATACGCCCTGCCCGCTTGGCGGACGGTCCTGTCGGCCCCGAACGAGCTCACCGCACCCTTTCTCGCCATGCTCAACCTGGCTGCCTATGCGGCGTTCGACGGAACACTGTTTCATCCGATCTCACTCAGTATTCTGGCTGGGTGTGCCGGCATGATCGCTTCGCATTGGGTCCGTGCGGACAACGGCTCTCAGACAGCGTGA
- a CDS encoding glycosyltransferase family 2 protein: MKIVVGIPTFRRPELLEALLRSLEKQERLDGIDVDILVADNDGEDRHGVLVCERLAPDFVWPLSHIIVDARGLTAVRNAILQSAEGSSADYLAMVDDDERAEPQWLRELLDQAQNLDADIVGGPVLYEYERPPESSMLVSGAFPDKHQESGKVRMIEATGNVLISLDALKSVGFPKFDPKFGLTGGEDKEFFTRLRHLGLTFAWADNAIAHEHVPPERTTLGWVMRRAFRTGNCDYRITRLHDGNRATVVSLLKALAVLLTMPLLALLLIVPNLRIWLLRRWSRAMGKICGAIGGSYEEYSLPDGRSSPKS; encoded by the coding sequence GTGAAGATCGTCGTTGGTATTCCTACGTTCCGCAGGCCAGAATTGCTTGAGGCGCTGCTTCGGTCTTTGGAAAAGCAGGAGCGGCTTGACGGAATCGATGTCGATATTTTGGTCGCTGATAACGATGGAGAAGATCGGCACGGCGTCTTAGTTTGTGAGCGATTGGCTCCCGACTTTGTTTGGCCGCTATCCCACATAATTGTCGATGCCCGCGGCCTGACGGCAGTCCGCAATGCCATTTTGCAGAGCGCCGAAGGCAGCTCAGCTGATTACCTAGCAATGGTCGATGATGATGAACGGGCAGAACCACAATGGCTCCGCGAGCTGCTCGATCAAGCCCAGAACCTCGATGCTGATATCGTGGGCGGACCCGTGCTTTACGAATATGAACGGCCGCCGGAGAGCTCAATGCTAGTTTCGGGCGCCTTTCCGGACAAACACCAAGAGAGCGGGAAGGTCCGTATGATCGAAGCAACCGGCAATGTCCTGATTTCGCTCGACGCCCTTAAATCCGTGGGGTTCCCCAAGTTCGATCCGAAATTCGGATTGACCGGCGGAGAAGATAAGGAGTTTTTTACACGGCTCAGACACCTAGGCCTAACCTTCGCTTGGGCCGATAATGCGATTGCCCACGAACATGTCCCGCCAGAGCGTACGACATTGGGATGGGTCATGAGGCGCGCCTTCCGAACCGGCAATTGCGACTATCGAATAACCCGCCTTCATGACGGCAATCGCGCGACAGTCGTTTCTCTACTCAAGGCGTTGGCGGTGCTTCTGACAATGCCGCTGCTAGCGCTCCTGCTGATTGTCCCGAACCTAAGAATCTGGTTGTTGCGGCGCTGGTCACGAGCAATGGGCAAGATCTGCGGCGCCATCGGTGGATCGTATGAAGAATATTCGTTGCCAGACGGGAGGTCGTCTCCGAAATCGTGA
- a CDS encoding FkbM family methyltransferase, producing the protein MIGDHIADEIRAHGRYENEILELLDAWVLDSAPDPSAVALDIGANIGNHAIFLSHRFGSVLAFEPNPVARALLKLNIDLNDAQNVEIVSSALSDRGGTSQFRMNLPNLGSSALAEIAIADPDNALVQRHFDVELVTGDSIVAPEAKVEFIKIDVEGAEYSVLRGLRETIRRCRPTILFEQLATPIDEDTGTSDALRMLLESGYSVNELVVRKYSSVGIIHNLITLLTGKVRCRISPLNGLEKRNYPAILATPVPLDIG; encoded by the coding sequence ATGATCGGAGATCATATCGCCGACGAAATTCGCGCGCATGGTCGCTATGAAAATGAAATCCTCGAACTGCTCGACGCCTGGGTCTTGGATAGCGCGCCGGATCCAAGCGCGGTAGCACTCGATATCGGAGCAAATATCGGGAACCATGCGATCTTCCTTTCTCACCGGTTTGGCAGCGTCCTTGCCTTCGAACCTAATCCGGTCGCGCGTGCACTCCTAAAACTTAACATCGATCTCAATGATGCTCAGAATGTTGAGATTGTATCGTCGGCATTGTCGGACCGGGGCGGAACCAGCCAGTTTCGGATGAACCTTCCCAACCTGGGTAGTAGCGCGTTAGCGGAAATCGCAATTGCAGATCCTGACAATGCGCTGGTGCAACGGCATTTCGACGTCGAACTGGTAACCGGAGACAGCATTGTCGCACCCGAGGCCAAGGTCGAGTTCATCAAGATTGATGTCGAAGGTGCCGAGTATTCGGTGCTGAGGGGTCTGAGGGAAACTATCAGGCGCTGTCGCCCGACTATATTGTTCGAACAGCTCGCCACGCCAATCGACGAAGATACTGGCACTTCCGATGCGCTTCGAATGCTGTTGGAAAGTGGTTATTCGGTTAATGAACTTGTCGTCCGAAAGTACAGTTCAGTGGGCATAATCCACAACCTCATAACTCTGCTGACCGGGAAAGTTCGGTGCCGTATCAGTCCCTTGAACGGCCTGGAGAAACGCAACTATCCGGCAATTCTGGCGACGCCTGTTCCCCTGGATATTGGATAG
- a CDS encoding oligosaccharide flippase family protein translates to MSQEPFSASLIAKLIPASFESQAAISLVIKLTNLGCGFVFAVVAARLLGPSGYGEVAVALSAMMIAATLACAGIDGLAVREMARVKAAEEWGILRGFGSWALLVGAGASIMVGFVLYLGSSRAGIYADEVALAAAITPLVSLLFILRGLQQGAGGVVAAQLPIDVVRWLILFVALGATILMVAELAPIDIVTVALVSYAAALAVALVFYLRLIRNIPSSQQSAPRGRSWMIAATPFFGLAAFGIIGTEINTLLLGSFAGPRETGLYQPIAKIAPIMLLAVQAVAMPLAPTMAELWQKEAIDELKATVRRSTMLSTLSTTAIVGTIMLASPWILAAFGPEFQQYNYLLYWIGAAQIVNAAAGAGPMLLAMAGRMRDRLAVQAVTLIVQAGIGLALIERFGAEGAAIALITAILVWSLLHWAVALKTLGVDTSIWGAALHRLKRGEER, encoded by the coding sequence GTGAGCCAAGAACCGTTCTCCGCCAGCCTGATCGCCAAGCTGATCCCAGCATCCTTTGAGAGCCAAGCTGCAATCAGCCTCGTCATCAAATTGACTAATCTGGGGTGCGGTTTCGTATTTGCGGTCGTGGCCGCGCGGTTGCTGGGACCGAGCGGCTATGGCGAAGTGGCAGTTGCATTGTCGGCCATGATGATCGCGGCAACCCTCGCCTGTGCTGGTATTGACGGCTTGGCTGTGCGCGAAATGGCCAGAGTTAAGGCGGCCGAAGAATGGGGTATATTGAGAGGCTTTGGGAGTTGGGCGCTTCTGGTGGGAGCTGGAGCTTCGATCATGGTTGGGTTTGTCCTGTACCTGGGCTCCAGCCGCGCTGGAATATATGCCGATGAGGTGGCTCTTGCGGCTGCCATCACACCGCTGGTCAGCCTGCTCTTCATCCTTCGCGGCCTGCAACAGGGTGCGGGAGGCGTTGTAGCGGCGCAACTTCCTATCGATGTCGTGCGCTGGCTGATACTCTTTGTGGCCCTTGGAGCGACAATCTTGATGGTCGCCGAACTTGCCCCGATCGACATCGTAACTGTCGCGCTGGTTTCCTATGCCGCCGCACTGGCGGTAGCTCTGGTTTTCTATCTGCGCCTGATCCGCAATATACCCAGCAGCCAGCAATCCGCACCTCGCGGGCGGAGCTGGATGATCGCGGCCACACCGTTTTTCGGGCTTGCCGCCTTCGGTATCATAGGAACCGAGATCAACACCCTATTGCTCGGCTCCTTTGCCGGCCCGCGCGAGACCGGCCTGTACCAACCGATTGCGAAGATCGCACCGATTATGCTGCTTGCTGTGCAAGCCGTTGCCATGCCTTTGGCGCCGACCATGGCCGAACTCTGGCAAAAAGAAGCTATCGACGAACTGAAAGCGACGGTGCGCCGATCGACTATGCTCTCCACACTCTCGACGACAGCAATCGTCGGCACCATCATGCTCGCATCACCTTGGATACTTGCGGCCTTCGGCCCCGAGTTCCAGCAGTACAACTATCTCCTATACTGGATAGGCGCCGCGCAGATCGTTAACGCCGCGGCGGGGGCCGGCCCAATGTTACTGGCCATGGCTGGGCGCATGCGCGACCGGCTTGCCGTCCAAGCCGTGACCTTAATCGTGCAGGCAGGGATTGGCTTGGCGCTTATCGAGCGGTTTGGCGCTGAAGGCGCAGCTATCGCGCTAATAACGGCCATTCTGGTCTGGTCACTCTTGCACTGGGCCGTTGCGCTCAAGACGCTGGGCGTGGATACCTCCATATGGGGCGCGGCCTTGCACAGGCTGAAAAGGGGTGAAGAGCGGTGA
- a CDS encoding DUF2569 family protein, whose product MDRFSTNLYARSVELVSWLDLKHRSILLYWTIIASAACGVRLSVGDFAMLPATSQLVAAIPYILVVFAPIVSLLLAFHWFRDGERQPQPEFRLALFGSWKKVTSFEARSYRFYGVAGIMASLIGGLLLNIPVRVLEFLAAMPTLPEAPPVWLSMLFALMLADVVLLTSFYAIASVAALKRVPLFPRLLFAVWMFDILMQILIAHAMGAVPELPAEVGAALHQLLQGNLQKVLISFAIWTPYLLLSKRVNATYRNRISD is encoded by the coding sequence ATGGATAGGTTTTCTACAAATCTCTACGCCCGCAGCGTGGAACTGGTCAGCTGGCTTGACCTCAAGCATCGATCGATCCTGCTGTACTGGACGATCATTGCGAGCGCTGCCTGCGGCGTACGTCTGTCGGTTGGCGATTTTGCCATGTTGCCGGCGACGTCGCAGCTTGTTGCGGCGATTCCCTATATTCTTGTGGTTTTCGCGCCGATCGTCTCGCTGCTGTTGGCATTCCATTGGTTCCGAGATGGCGAACGACAACCGCAACCAGAGTTCCGCCTGGCGCTGTTCGGTTCATGGAAGAAGGTTACAAGCTTCGAAGCGCGGTCATACCGTTTTTACGGAGTTGCCGGCATAATGGCGTCGCTGATCGGCGGCTTGTTGCTGAACATTCCCGTCCGGGTACTTGAGTTTCTCGCAGCGATGCCGACCTTACCGGAAGCGCCGCCTGTATGGCTGTCCATGCTTTTTGCCTTGATGCTGGCCGATGTCGTGCTTCTGACCAGCTTTTACGCCATCGCATCAGTGGCAGCGCTTAAGCGGGTGCCATTGTTTCCGCGGCTGCTATTCGCAGTCTGGATGTTCGATATTCTAATGCAGATCCTGATTGCACACGCAATGGGCGCGGTTCCCGAATTGCCGGCAGAGGTAGGTGCTGCGCTGCATCAGTTGCTCCAGGGCAATCTTCAGAAGGTGCTCATCAGCTTCGCAATCTGGACGCCATATCTGCTGCTGTCCAAACGCGTGAATGCGACGTACAGGAATCGCATATCGGACTAG
- a CDS encoding Flp family type IVb pilin, translated as MTMIKKLWNDESGASAAEYALILAVVGSVIAIAALGLAGSIGGAMDDAGDCIDNPNSTNC; from the coding sequence ATGACTATGATCAAGAAACTTTGGAATGACGAAAGCGGTGCATCGGCAGCAGAATATGCTCTGATCCTCGCCGTTGTCGGCAGCGTTATCGCGATTGCAGCTCTTGGCCTGGCCGGCTCGATCGGTGGCGCCATGGATGATGCTGGCGATTGTATCGACAATCCGAACAGCACAAACTGTTAG
- a CDS encoding exopolysaccharide biosynthesis polyprenyl glycosylphosphotransferase, which translates to MSGHARRDLTTKNYHKLRAQLYAFLLAVDGIVMALALAAANLIRFGDPLSEPGIRTWVVLFPIYAVVAIYNRAFSIEALTWPRRSALRSMSAMAFALVLMALLLFALKVGADFSRLVFGIGSVLSVFGMATSRFLVGRAIGPRLNWTFRRDILLADEVDVRPRNSEILVSAAENQLAPNLDDPAMLDRLSNVIGECDRVILACPDDRRAAWSEMLKGANVDVEILAPDLRDIGALELRSLDGRTTLLVACGPIGMRDRAVKRTLDLAIAVPALMVLAVPMVLIALLIRIGSRGPALFRQPRMGHGNSMFQMLKFRTMRVENEDRDGVQSTSRDDARITRIGSFLRRTSIDELPQLINVLRGEMSIVGPRPHALGSTAEDEAFWEIDRRYWDRHAIKPGITGLAQVRGLRGTTERREDLRDRLQADLEYLAGWSLGRDLLIIARTAMVLVHRRAY; encoded by the coding sequence GTGTCTGGGCATGCCAGGCGTGACCTGACCACGAAAAACTATCACAAGCTGCGGGCACAGCTTTATGCATTCCTTCTGGCCGTCGATGGCATAGTGATGGCACTGGCCCTGGCGGCTGCGAACCTCATCCGCTTTGGCGATCCGCTTTCGGAGCCCGGAATTCGGACTTGGGTAGTGCTTTTCCCGATCTATGCGGTGGTCGCGATCTATAATCGCGCTTTCTCAATCGAAGCGCTGACTTGGCCTCGGCGGAGTGCGCTGCGATCGATGAGCGCGATGGCGTTCGCGTTGGTGCTCATGGCGTTGCTCTTGTTTGCCCTGAAAGTTGGTGCGGATTTCTCTCGACTGGTCTTTGGTATCGGATCGGTGCTCTCCGTTTTCGGGATGGCCACCAGCCGTTTTCTCGTTGGCCGTGCAATCGGCCCGCGCCTCAACTGGACCTTCCGGCGTGACATCCTGTTGGCTGACGAAGTGGATGTGAGACCAAGAAATTCGGAAATATTGGTATCAGCGGCAGAAAATCAGCTGGCGCCAAATCTGGACGACCCAGCCATGCTGGATCGGCTGAGCAACGTGATCGGTGAATGTGATCGTGTGATCCTGGCCTGCCCGGACGACCGCAGGGCGGCATGGTCGGAAATGCTGAAGGGCGCCAATGTCGATGTTGAAATCCTTGCTCCCGATCTGCGTGATATTGGTGCGCTCGAGCTGAGATCGCTTGATGGTCGCACCACCTTGTTGGTTGCGTGCGGACCGATTGGTATGCGGGATCGTGCAGTGAAACGTACGCTGGATCTGGCGATTGCAGTACCGGCCCTCATGGTGCTGGCCGTTCCAATGGTCCTGATTGCCCTATTGATTCGGATTGGATCGCGCGGGCCAGCATTGTTCCGCCAGCCGCGGATGGGCCATGGCAACAGTATGTTTCAAATGCTCAAATTCCGGACGATGCGGGTCGAGAATGAAGACAGGGATGGGGTTCAATCAACCAGCCGGGACGATGCTCGGATAACCCGCATCGGCAGTTTCTTGCGCCGGACCAGTATTGATGAACTGCCCCAACTGATCAATGTGTTGCGCGGTGAAATGAGCATCGTCGGACCGCGACCGCATGCCCTTGGGTCGACGGCAGAAGATGAAGCCTTTTGGGAGATCGATCGACGTTATTGGGACCGCCATGCGATCAAGCCCGGGATCACCGGCCTGGCCCAGGTCCGCGGCTTGCGCGGAACGACCGAAAGGCGCGAGGACCTTCGCGACCGGTTGCAAGCCGATCTTGAATATCTGGCCGGCTGGAGCCTTGGGCGGGACCTTCTGATTATCGCCCGCACCGCAATGGTGCTGGTGCATCGACGGGCTTATTAG
- a CDS encoding type II and III secretion system protein family protein gives MPNWGTLAIKIVAAASFAIASLTAASAQSVVSVGDGAGMHGGQLTVAVNKSEILRIDRPFARALIGNAEIADVLPLTNRSLYVLGKQTGTTSLTLYDSNRNLISVVDVVVGPDIVSLRRQLAELVPGEQIGARLSNDSIVLTGIVSSAPAVQRAAQIAETYAPDRVINMMSVGSTQQVMLQVRFAEMRRSAARQLGLNSAFISGNGDFQGGIGSTAPSTALLTNQNGVPTIDIGGILNSFGIVAGAFNIGDVDIFTALDALESNGVLTTLAEPTLIALSGETASFLAGGEFPIPVLQGSGGGDGGNGITIEFKPFGVSLAFTPTVLADGVVSLVVAPEVSSIDQSASINVNGLTIPGLQVRRARTTLELRDGQAFAMAGLLRQDFRETVSRFPILGSIPIIGSLFRSTDYERENTELVIIVTPRLVRPMSPDNVRLPTDGYLPPSRADQYLMGGSEDITGEPPINPRVPQGNNRMPIEQTPAGGNAPIESDGGVDGEHGHIME, from the coding sequence ATGCCGAATTGGGGGACATTGGCGATCAAGATCGTTGCGGCGGCGAGCTTTGCGATTGCTTCACTGACAGCCGCTTCAGCGCAATCCGTGGTCTCTGTTGGCGATGGCGCGGGCATGCATGGCGGCCAGCTTACTGTTGCCGTTAACAAGAGTGAGATTTTGCGGATCGATCGGCCGTTCGCACGGGCCCTGATCGGCAATGCCGAGATTGCAGATGTCCTGCCGCTAACCAATCGCTCCCTTTATGTGCTCGGCAAGCAGACCGGGACCACGAGCCTCACGCTTTATGACAGCAACCGAAACCTGATCTCGGTTGTGGACGTTGTCGTCGGGCCGGACATAGTGTCGCTGCGCCGCCAACTGGCGGAACTGGTTCCTGGCGAACAGATCGGTGCTCGATTGTCGAATGACTCGATTGTACTGACCGGTATCGTATCCAGCGCGCCGGCCGTCCAGCGCGCCGCGCAGATTGCCGAAACCTATGCGCCTGATCGGGTCATCAACATGATGTCCGTGGGTTCGACCCAGCAGGTGATGCTGCAAGTACGCTTTGCTGAAATGCGGCGTTCTGCCGCGCGCCAGCTCGGACTGAATTCGGCCTTTATTAGCGGCAATGGCGATTTCCAGGGCGGCATCGGTTCTACCGCACCGTCGACCGCGTTGCTGACTAACCAAAATGGCGTTCCGACAATTGATATTGGCGGTATCCTCAACTCGTTCGGGATCGTCGCGGGTGCATTCAACATTGGCGATGTCGATATCTTTACGGCGCTGGACGCGCTGGAAAGCAATGGTGTGTTGACCACACTCGCAGAGCCGACGCTGATTGCGCTTTCGGGCGAAACGGCATCCTTCCTGGCCGGCGGTGAATTCCCGATCCCGGTTCTGCAGGGCAGTGGCGGCGGCGACGGCGGTAACGGGATCACTATCGAGTTCAAACCATTTGGCGTGAGCCTGGCGTTTACGCCGACCGTGTTGGCTGATGGTGTCGTTAGCCTGGTCGTTGCACCGGAAGTCAGCTCAATTGATCAATCGGCTTCGATCAACGTCAACGGCCTAACCATCCCGGGACTACAGGTTCGGCGCGCCCGGACGACACTGGAGCTGCGCGATGGTCAGGCATTTGCCATGGCCGGACTGCTGCGACAGGATTTTCGCGAAACGGTCAGCCGTTTCCCGATCCTTGGATCGATCCCGATCATTGGCAGCTTGTTCCGTTCAACCGATTATGAGCGCGAGAATACCGAGCTGGTGATCATCGTGACGCCGCGACTTGTCCGGCCGATGAGCCCCGACAATGTCCGTCTGCCGACAGATGGATATCTGCCGCCGAGCCGTGCCGATCAGTATCTGATGGGTGGCAGCGAAGACATTACGGGCGAGCCGCCAATTAATCCGCGCGTTCCGCAAGGCAATAATCGCATGCCGATTGAACAGACGCCCGCCGGGGGCAATGCGCCGATCGAATCTGACGGCGGTGTCGACGGCGAGCACGGGCATATCATGGAGTAG
- a CDS encoding phosphatase PAP2 family protein codes for MADRVIFALPAILGALFLGTAFTGVKSAIPHVVPFSFDPWFADADALLHGGDAWLLIQPIVGYPAVSFVINIVYDSWLLALYFVFLLFALWKERPQLRSQFLVSYALCWIVLGSFAATLMSSVGPCFYDDFFGSDRYAPLMHYLGHASSQYPMSVLEVQQRLLDWSNAETVNVGRGISAMPSMHISIAMLYALAGFRVSRFWGVIGSLYVLLILVGSVHLGYHYAIDGYLSIIATALIWVGAGRAQQYFLRKNKVSRENLTRG; via the coding sequence TTGGCGGATCGCGTCATATTCGCCTTGCCCGCTATCCTGGGGGCTTTGTTCCTGGGTACTGCATTTACCGGTGTGAAAAGCGCCATTCCACATGTCGTACCTTTCAGTTTCGATCCCTGGTTTGCTGACGCTGATGCGCTGCTCCATGGCGGTGACGCGTGGCTGTTGATTCAGCCGATTGTCGGCTATCCCGCAGTCAGCTTCGTTATCAATATCGTTTATGATTCCTGGCTGCTGGCGCTGTATTTTGTCTTCCTTCTGTTCGCGCTTTGGAAGGAACGACCTCAGCTGCGAAGCCAGTTTCTCGTGAGTTATGCCCTGTGCTGGATCGTGTTGGGATCGTTTGCCGCGACGCTTATGTCATCTGTCGGTCCGTGTTTTTACGACGATTTCTTCGGCTCAGACCGGTATGCGCCGCTGATGCATTATCTTGGTCATGCATCAAGCCAATATCCAATGAGCGTGCTGGAGGTACAACAGCGCTTGCTGGACTGGAGCAATGCAGAAACCGTGAATGTCGGCCGCGGCATTTCAGCCATGCCGTCCATGCATATCAGCATCGCCATGCTCTATGCGCTGGCCGGCTTTCGGGTTTCGCGATTCTGGGGAGTTATCGGTTCGCTGTATGTGTTGCTTATCTTGGTCGGCTCGGTTCATCTCGGCTATCACTATGCCATCGACGGCTATCTCTCCATTATCGCAACAGCACTCATCTGGGTCGGCGCTGGACGCGCGCAACAATATTTCCTTAGAAAAAACAAAGTGTCGCGGGAAAATTTGACGCGGGGCTGA